A window of Methylobacterium bullatum genomic DNA:
CGCGGTAACCGGCAACCTCGTCGGCGGTCGGCCGTGTGATGAGACCGCGCAAGATTCTCGGCTGACGGGGGCCGGCGGCGACGTAGTAGGAGTTGAAGAGATAGTGCAGCCGCTCGTCGTAGATGCGGTAGCCGGGCACGTGATCGCGCAGGAGGAACTGCTCGAAGAACCACGTGGTATGCGCCCGGTGCCACTTCGTCGGACTGGCATCGGCCATGGACTGGATCTGCTGGTCCTCCGGCGAGAGCGGCGCGGCTCGGCGCTCTGTCTCGTCGCGCACGGCGCGGAAGGCCCTGATCCAGGCTGCGCGATCCACCGGCCTTTCCGTCACGTTTGGCGGCGGGAACGCCGCGCTTTCCGTCTGACGATGCGAGGTCTCACGGATTGCCGCCGTCGCTGCCATGTCGATCACTCCACTCGCATCTACAATGCGGAGATATGGCTCCGCTGCCATTCGGCAACGGCCGCTCGCCTGCGCCCATCGACGCGGAGCGTTCGGGCGAAGAATGCTGGGCCTTTTTCATGCCTCAGTGACACGGCCTTAACTCTGCTGGCCCGACACTCTTCCGTCCACGCACAGTGTCCAGGCAAGGCTCGTATGCGGATCGATCTGATGGCCGGAGTGATGACAGCGGCCCTGGCGGCTGAAATCCGGCCGACCCCGACCATTCTCGTCTTCGATTCCGGGCTTGGCGGCCTCACCGTTCTCGAACAGGTGAGGCGCGCCCGGCCCGACGCGCGTTACGTCTATGCCGCTGATGACGCCGCCTTTCCCTACGGGCGTCTATCGGAAACCATCCTCATCGCCCGCGTCCTGGCGGTGATGGAGAGGCTTCTTCTGCGCCACGCACCCGATCTCGTCGTGATTGCTTGCAATACGGCGTCGACCCTGGTGCTGCCTGCGCTCCGGGCGCGCTTCTCGACACCTTTCGTCGGCGTCGTGCCGCCGATCAAGCCGGCGGCGGAGGCAACACGTTCGCAGAGGATCAGCCTCCTGGCGACGCCTGGCACTGTGGCGCGGCCCTATACCCACGACCTCATTGAGACCTATGCGGGCGCCTGTGTGGTCACCCTCGTCGGATCGCCGAATCTGGCGGCCTATGCCGAGGCCGAACTCGCTGGCCACCCGGTCGACGAGGCGTTGGTCGCCGCCGAGATCGCTCCATGCTTCGTTGAGAGCGAGGACGGGCGACGTACGGATGTGGTCTGCCTCGCCTGCACCCATTATCCCCTGCTGCTCACGCGATTCCAGCGCCTCGCCCCCTGGGAGGTGACCTGGATCGATCCGGCCCCGGCCATCGCCCGCCGGGTAACGCAGCTTCTCGGTCCATCCAGGCGCAAGCCCATGGACGACATCCCTCCGGGGCTGACGGCCTTCACCAGCGGGGCTGGCGTCACAGCCTCCCTGCGTCGCTCCCTCGATGCCAGGGGCGTCGGCGACGTCGCCTTGGAGATGATGCCGCTCGCCCTGCAATAGATGCGTTGCCGCCTCGGCATTGACCTTCAGGCCTCTCTCGCCTATGCAGCGCTCAGTTACGGGGCTCCGAGAGGGGCCCCGCAGCTTTTTCAAGCGCACCCGTGAGCGGCAATGTCCGCTCTGTCGTTCCGCTTCGGCCCTGGGCCGCGTCGGAAAGAGGAGGGCGCGTTCCTCGACCAATCTCACTCGCTGAGAGGAACCGCGATGTCAAAACGTATTCAGGCGAAGCACAAGCTCGATCGCCGTATGGGCCAGAACATCTGGGGCCGCCCGAAGAGCCCCGTCAATCGCCGCGAGTACGGCCCCGGCCAGCATGGCCAGCGCCGTAAGGGCAAGATGTCCGACTTCGGCACGCAGCTGCGCGCCAAGCAGAAGCTCAAGGGCTACTACGCCAACATCACCGAGAAGCAGTTCCGCCGCTACTACGCCGAGGCGATTCGCCTGCGCGGCGATTCGAGCGAGAACCTGATCGGCCTGCTGGAGCGTCGCCTCGACGCCGTGGTGTACCGCGCCAAGTTCGTGCCGACCCCGTTCGCTGCCCGCCAGTTCGTGAACCACGGCCACGTCAAGGTGAATGGCCGTCGCGTGAACATTGCCAGCTTCCTCGTGAAGCCGGGTGACGTGATCGAGGTAAAGGATTCGTCGAAGCAGCTCGAGATCGTCGTCGTCGCTTCGCAGCTCGCCGAACGTGACGTGCCGGACTACATCGAGGTGGATCACGCCAAGATGACGGCTCGCGTCACCCGCGTGCCGAGCCTCAGCGAAGTTCCCTACCCGGTCCAGATGGAACCGAACCTCGTGATCGAGTTCTATTCGCGCTGATCCCACCGAATCATCGCCGAGACGAAAAAAGGCCGCCCCACAGGGCGGCCTTTTTGCTTGCCCGATCGATCAAAGATCGATCGGGCCTTCGTACCTCGGGCTGCTGACGACACGGAGAGGTGTACAAAAAAGGCGGGGCAGCCTGCTGGCCACCCCACCTTCATTCATTCCTCTACCACCACGTCATATCGTTCCGTGACGTTCGCTTCGAAAGCGACCTCAGATACGGCGGACAGCCCGAACGAACGTGTCAGCCGCGCTGGCCGATGGGCACGTATTCGCGCTTGTCCGGGCCGATATAGAGCTGGCGCGGTCGGCCGATCTTCTGCGAAGGATCCTCGATCATCTCGGCCCACTGGGCAATCCAGCCGGTGGTGCGCGCGAGCGCGAAGAGCACAGTGAACATCGAGGTCGGGAAGCCCATCGCCTTGAGGGTGATGCCGGAATAGAAATCGATGTTCGGATAGAGCTTCTTCTCGATGAAGTACTCGTCCTTGAGGGCGATCTGCTCGAGCTGAACGGCGACTTCGAGCAGCGGATCGTCCTTGATGCCGAGCTGGCTGAGGACCTCATGCGTCGTCTTCTGCATGATGCGGGCGCGCGGATCGTAGTTCTTGTAGACGCGGTGACCGAAACCCATCAGACGGAACGGGTCGTTCTTGTCCTTCGCTTTGGCGACGTATTTCGCCACATTGTCGGGCGTACCGATCTCCTCCAACATCTTGAGCGCCGCCTCGTTGGCGCCGCCATGAGCAGGCCCCCACAAGCAGGCGATGCCAGCGGCGATACAGGCGAAGGGGTTGGCGCCCGACGAGCCGGCCAGACGCACGGTGGAGGTCGAGGCGTTCTGCTCGTGATCGGCATGGAGGATGAAGATCCGGTCCAGTGCGCGCGCATAGATCGGATTGACGACGAATTCCTCGCACGGCACCGCGAAGCACATCCGAAGGAAATTCGAAGTGTAATCGAGGTCGTTCTTCGGATAGACGAACGGCTGACCGATGGAATACTTGTAGGCCATCGCCGCGAGCGTCGGCATCTTGGCGATCATGCGCAGGCTGGCGATCATGCGCTGCTTATCGTCCGAGATATCGGTCGAGTCGTGGTAGAACGCCGACAGTGCGCCGACGCAGGCGACCATGATTGCCATCGGGTGAGCGTCGCGACGGAATCCCTGGAAGAAACGGTTCATCTGGTCGTGCACCATGGTGTGGCGCGTGACCCGGTAATCGAAATCCGCCTTCTGGGCGGGCGTCGGCAATTCGCCGAACAGCATCAGGTAGCACGTCTCGAGGAAGTCGCCCTGCTCGGCGATCTGCTCGATCGGATAACCGCGATACAGGAGGACGCCGGCGTCGCCGTCGATATAG
This region includes:
- the aarA gene encoding Citrate synthase gives rise to the protein MSATSTISVGDNQVDLPIKTGTIGPDVIDIGKLHAKTGMFTFDPGFTSTASCESKITYIDGDAGVLLYRGYPIEQIAEQGDFLETCYLMLFGELPTPAQKADFDYRVTRHTMVHDQMNRFFQGFRRDAHPMAIMVACVGALSAFYHDSTDISDDKQRMIASLRMIAKMPTLAAMAYKYSIGQPFVYPKNDLDYTSNFLRMCFAVPCEEFVVNPIYARALDRIFILHADHEQNASTSTVRLAGSSGANPFACIAAGIACLWGPAHGGANEAALKMLEEIGTPDNVAKYVAKAKDKNDPFRLMGFGHRVYKNYDPRARIMQKTTHEVLSQLGIKDDPLLEVAVQLEQIALKDEYFIEKKLYPNIDFYSGITLKAMGFPTSMFTVLFALARTTGWIAQWAEMIEDPSQKIGRPRQLYIGPDKREYVPIGQRG
- the murI gene encoding Glutamate racemase; translated protein: MRIDLMAGVMTAALAAEIRPTPTILVFDSGLGGLTVLEQVRRARPDARYVYAADDAAFPYGRLSETILIARVLAVMERLLLRHAPDLVVIACNTASTLVLPALRARFSTPFVGVVPPIKPAAEATRSQRISLLATPGTVARPYTHDLIETYAGACVVTLVGSPNLAAYAEAELAGHPVDEALVAAEIAPCFVESEDGRRTDVVCLACTHYPLLLTRFQRLAPWEVTWIDPAPAIARRVTQLLGPSRRKPMDDIPPGLTAFTSGAGVTASLRRSLDARGVGDVALEMMPLALQ
- the rpsD gene encoding 30S ribosomal protein S4, with amino-acid sequence MSKRIQAKHKLDRRMGQNIWGRPKSPVNRREYGPGQHGQRRKGKMSDFGTQLRAKQKLKGYYANITEKQFRRYYAEAIRLRGDSSENLIGLLERRLDAVVYRAKFVPTPFAARQFVNHGHVKVNGRRVNIASFLVKPGDVIEVKDSSKQLEIVVVASQLAERDVPDYIEVDHAKMTARVTRVPSLSEVPYPVQMEPNLVIEFYSR